A genomic region of Desulfobacterales bacterium contains the following coding sequences:
- a CDS encoding FAD-dependent oxidoreductase, with amino-acid sequence MKRLENLPTLRIHPEKTLEFRYRKKKLKGLSGDTVASALYANGIRIFSRSLKYHRPRGLYSLDGESSNTCMQVDGTPNVCTETTLLADGMQLEPQNVSGSPEWDMKGFLDSLDWAMPAGFYYRTMHKPARIWPIALKQVRKAAGLGKITPDFQMPGRYDEIYPAADVCVIGGGPAGMSAALAAAEQGLRVILLETRPWLGGFFDYRTTDSGNGTSLAQRARQVAQQVEQNDRIRVFTHTTVVG; translated from the coding sequence ATGAAAAGGCTGGAAAACCTGCCCACCCTGCGAATTCATCCAGAAAAAACCCTGGAATTTAGGTACCGCAAAAAAAAGCTTAAAGGGTTGAGCGGAGATACGGTGGCCTCGGCCCTGTATGCCAACGGCATCCGCATCTTTTCGCGCAGTCTAAAATATCATCGCCCGCGCGGGCTTTACAGCCTGGATGGTGAAAGCAGCAACACCTGCATGCAGGTTGACGGCACCCCCAATGTCTGCACGGAGACCACGCTGCTGGCAGACGGTATGCAGCTTGAACCCCAGAATGTCTCGGGCTCACCTGAATGGGATATGAAAGGCTTTTTGGACAGTTTGGACTGGGCCATGCCGGCGGGCTTTTATTACCGCACCATGCACAAACCGGCCCGTATCTGGCCGATTGCGCTCAAACAGGTTCGCAAGGCTGCCGGGCTGGGCAAAATTACGCCCGACTTTCAAATGCCTGGTCGCTATGATGAAATTTATCCCGCAGCGGATGTGTGTGTTATTGGCGGAGGCCCGGCGGGTATGTCGGCAGCCCTGGCAGCGGCCGAGCAGGGACTGCGGGTGATTCTGCTGGAAACCCGACCGTGGCTGGGCGGATTTTTTGACTACCGCACCACCGACAGCGGCAACGGCACGTCTCTGGCGCAACGCGCGCGGCAGGTGGCCCAACAGGTTGAACAAAACGATCGTATCCGCGTATTTACGCATACCACTGTGGTGGGT
- a CDS encoding sarcosine oxidase subunit delta: MALTLTCPVCGKRNGYEFRYGGEEKGPRPDEADLTPQAWCEYVHMNKCVAGIQKEWWCHKDGCGVWFTTYRDTTCNLEVDEPEAQS; this comes from the coding sequence ATGGCATTAACCCTGACCTGCCCCGTGTGCGGCAAACGTAACGGATATGAATTCCGCTATGGCGGAGAGGAAAAGGGACCTCGGCCCGATGAAGCGGATCTAACGCCGCAGGCCTGGTGCGAATATGTGCACATGAACAAATGTGTGGCCGGCATCCAAAAAGAGTGGTGGTGCCATAAAGATGGTTGTGGTGTATGGTTTACCACTTACCGTGATACAACCTGTAACCTTGAGGTGGACGAACCGGAGGCGCAATCATGA